The genomic window CAAACCACAAATATTCTACAGAAAATACAAACTATTATTTAGGTAGTCCTCATATAAGAAATTTTTCTTTATTTACATTTACTCAAATGGAAGAGTGCTTTAAATTAGGTATTAAAGAGGCTCAAAAACATTTTTTAGATATACTATAAATAAAAAACTAAAAAGATTTATATTATGTCTGATACACCAAAATTTACCCATCTACATTTACATACAGAATATTCTCTACTTGATGGTGCAAATAAAATAAAACCCCTTGCAAAAAAAGTAAAAAAAATGGGAATGACTAGCGTTGCTATGACTGACCATGGAAATATGTTTGGAGCAATTGATTTTTATAATGCCATGAGAGCTGAGGGAATTAAACCAATCATTGGAATGGAAGCTTATATTCACAATAGTGAAGATATAGGTGATAAAACAAATAGACAAAGATTTCACCTTTGTTTATATGCAAAAAATGATGTTGGTTACAAAAATCTAATGTTCTTAAGTTCTCAAGCTTATATGTTCGGGTTTTATTATTATCCTCGAATTAACAAACAACTTTTAAGAGACAATTCAGAAGGATTAGTTTGCTCAGCTGCTTGTTTGCAAGGTGAAGTAAACTGGCATTTAAATACCCAAAGTGAAAGAAACGTAAAAAATGGTGCAAAAGGATATGAAGAAGCAAAAAGAATTGCTTTAGAATATAAAGAGATTTTTGGTGAAGATTTTTATTTAGAGATTATGAGACATGGAATTGGAGACCAACATTTTGTTGATGACCAAATTTTAAGAATTTCAAAAGAGACAGGAATAAAAGTAGTTGCCACAAATGACACTCACTATTTAGAGCAAAAAGATGCCGATGCTCACGAAGCATTTATGTGTATTGCAATGAATAAACTTTATGATGACCCAAAAAGATTAAGACATAGTGTTCATGAATTTTATTTAAAATCTCCAGAACAAATAGCAAAACTATATGCTGATATTCCAGAAGCCCTTGAAGCCACTCAAGAAATAGCTGATAAATGTAATTTAGAGATAAAACTAGGAAACCCTACTCCTCCAAATTTTAAATTTACAAGACAAAAATCTGAAGAAGCTAATCTAAATTTACCAGAGCCTGAACTTGAATATTCCCTAGAAAATGACAAAATCTTATTTATACATGAGTGTAGAAAAGGTCTTGAAGATAGATTAGTAATAGTCCCTCATGAAAGACATCAAGAGTATAGAGATAGACTTGAAGTAGAAATTGAAATCATAAATAATATGAAATTCCCAGGATATATGCTTATTGTTTGGGATTTCGTAATTGTTGCAAAAAGAATGGGAATTCCAGTAGGTCCAGGACGGGGATCAGCTGCTGGAAGTTTAGTTGCTTTTTCTTTAAAAATCACAGATATTGACCCTATTCCTTATGGTTTACTTTTTGAAAGATTTCTAAATCCTGAGAGAATTTCAATGCCCGATATTGATATGGACTTTTGTCAAGCAAGACGGGGTGAAATTATTGATTATGTTGTTCAACAATATGGTCGAGCAAACGTTGCACAAATTATTACCTTTGGTAAACTTCTTGCAAAAGGGGTAATTAGAGATGTTGCAAGGGTTCTTGATATGCCCTATGCAAGAGCTGATGCAATGGCAAAACTAATTCCCGATGAATTAGGAATAAATCTAACAAGTTCTTATGAAAAAGAACCAAAAATCAAAGAGCTTTGTGATGCAGATCCACAAGCAGCAAGGGTTTGGGAATATGCTTTAGCGTTAGAGGGATTAAATAGAAATGCCGGAACTCACGCAGCTGGAGTTGTTATTTCAAATGAGCCTTTATGGAAAAAAACTCCTCTTTTTAAACCCTCAGGACTTGATACACTAGCTACTCAATATAATGGAAAATATGTAGAAGATGTGGATTTAATTAAATTCGACTTTTTGGGTTTAAAAACCCTAACAGTTATTGAAGAAGCAAATAAATTAATTGAACAAAGACATGGTAAAAGAGTAGATTTTCTTACTGTAGATGTAAACGATAAAGGTGTTTATGATTTAATCCAAACTGGAAATACAATCGGATTATTTCAAATTGAGTCCGATGGTATGCAAGATTTATGTAAAAGATTAAAACCATCAAATTTTGAGGATATTATCGCCGTTCTTGCATTATATAGACCAGGTCCAATGGAATCTGGAATGCTCGATGACTTTATTGATAGAAAACATGGTCGAGCGCAGATTAATTACTTTTACGATGAATTTGACGCACCTCTTCGACCAATTCTTGAAACAACTTATGGAGTTATCGTTTACCAAGAGCAAGTTATGCAAATCGTACAATCTATTGGTGGGTTCAGTCTTGGTGGTGCCGATTTAGTAAGACGGGCAATGGGTAAAAAAATTAAAGAAGAGATGGACAGACTAAAAGGCGAATTTGCAATTGGTGGAGTTAAAAAAGGTTTCGTAAAAGAACATTGTGAAGAGCTATTCGACCTGATTGTAAAATTTGCTGGATATGGATTTAATAAATCTCACTCAGCAGCTTATGCTCTTGTAACATTTTATACATCTTATTTAAAAAAATATTATGCCTCAGAATTTATGGCAGCACTTTTAACCCTAGAAAAAGACAATACGGATAAAGTTGTTAAATACGTCGATGAAGTTAAAAGATTAGGACTTGATTTATTTCCACCTGATATTAATAAATCAGATTTAGTGTTTTCTGCTAAAAAAATCGAGGGAGAAGAAGTTGTAATGTTTGGAATGGGTGCCATAAAAGGTGCCGGAGATGTTGCAATTAACTCTATTTTAAAAGCTAGAAATGAAGGTGGATTATTTACAGATTTACCAGATTTTATCTCACGAATTGATGGAAGTAAAGTAAATAAAAGAGTAATTGAATCTTTAACAAAAGCAGGTGCATTTGATGGTTTTGGATATTCAAGACAAGCCCTTCTTAATCAAATAGAAAAAATCGTTGAAACAGTTGGAAAAGCAGCACTTGCTAAAAAAATGGCAACTGGTTCTTTATTTGGTGATAGTGATGAACTTACAAAAATTGATATTGAACTTGAACATCTTCCCGAATTTGAAGCAAAAGAGATTCTTGAACTTGAAAAAGCATCTTTAGGTTTTTATGTTTCTGGACATCCACTTGATGAATATAGAGAACAAATTGATAAAATCAATTATACACTCTCTTCTCAAATTGATGAACTTGAAGATGGGAGTCAGGCTTTATTTGTTGGAAAAATTGAAAATATCACGGAAAGAATTTCCAAAAAAGGTAATAAATTTGGAATTGCAACAATTATGGATTTCCATGGAAATATTGAACTTATGCTTTTTGAAGATAGATTAAAAGAATTAAAAGAAGATTATAATCTAAATGAACCAATTGCATTTAAAGTAAAAATATCAAAAGATGATAATTTTACAAGAATGAATATTTTAAAAATTGAAAGCATAAAAGATGCAAAAAATGAAAAATTAAAAACTAAACCAAAAGAAATTATTGAACCACCAATAACTATTGCA from Arcobacter venerupis includes these protein-coding regions:
- the dnaE gene encoding DNA polymerase III subunit alpha, with protein sequence MSDTPKFTHLHLHTEYSLLDGANKIKPLAKKVKKMGMTSVAMTDHGNMFGAIDFYNAMRAEGIKPIIGMEAYIHNSEDIGDKTNRQRFHLCLYAKNDVGYKNLMFLSSQAYMFGFYYYPRINKQLLRDNSEGLVCSAACLQGEVNWHLNTQSERNVKNGAKGYEEAKRIALEYKEIFGEDFYLEIMRHGIGDQHFVDDQILRISKETGIKVVATNDTHYLEQKDADAHEAFMCIAMNKLYDDPKRLRHSVHEFYLKSPEQIAKLYADIPEALEATQEIADKCNLEIKLGNPTPPNFKFTRQKSEEANLNLPEPELEYSLENDKILFIHECRKGLEDRLVIVPHERHQEYRDRLEVEIEIINNMKFPGYMLIVWDFVIVAKRMGIPVGPGRGSAAGSLVAFSLKITDIDPIPYGLLFERFLNPERISMPDIDMDFCQARRGEIIDYVVQQYGRANVAQIITFGKLLAKGVIRDVARVLDMPYARADAMAKLIPDELGINLTSSYEKEPKIKELCDADPQAARVWEYALALEGLNRNAGTHAAGVVISNEPLWKKTPLFKPSGLDTLATQYNGKYVEDVDLIKFDFLGLKTLTVIEEANKLIEQRHGKRVDFLTVDVNDKGVYDLIQTGNTIGLFQIESDGMQDLCKRLKPSNFEDIIAVLALYRPGPMESGMLDDFIDRKHGRAQINYFYDEFDAPLRPILETTYGVIVYQEQVMQIVQSIGGFSLGGADLVRRAMGKKIKEEMDRLKGEFAIGGVKKGFVKEHCEELFDLIVKFAGYGFNKSHSAAYALVTFYTSYLKKYYASEFMAALLTLEKDNTDKVVKYVDEVKRLGLDLFPPDINKSDLVFSAKKIEGEEVVMFGMGAIKGAGDVAINSILKARNEGGLFTDLPDFISRIDGSKVNKRVIESLTKAGAFDGFGYSRQALLNQIEKIVETVGKAALAKKMATGSLFGDSDELTKIDIELEHLPEFEAKEILELEKASLGFYVSGHPLDEYREQIDKINYTLSSQIDELEDGSQALFVGKIENITERISKKGNKFGIATIMDFHGNIELMLFEDRLKELKEDYNLNEPIAFKVKISKDDNFTRMNILKIESIKDAKNEKLKTKPKEIIEPPITIAIPFSNDENLMYKLFDIVANNQGKRELKLLIKSKLADLELETGFKVTSQVENLIHQIEGVYIVA